Proteins encoded together in one Chryseobacterium taklimakanense window:
- a CDS encoding four helix bundle protein: MKPENTIRDKSFDFALMIIELFKICKSQNEFVISKQLLRSGTSIGANVQEATAGFSKKDFLYKMAIASKEARETQYWILLLSKSKLVVFNEEKYLTEIQSIVNILTSIVKTTSENLNNT, translated from the coding sequence ATGAAGCCTGAAAATACTATTCGAGATAAATCTTTTGATTTTGCATTGATGATTATTGAATTGTTCAAAATCTGCAAATCGCAAAATGAATTTGTCATATCGAAACAGTTGTTAAGAAGCGGCACTAGCATTGGAGCCAATGTTCAGGAAGCAACTGCAGGTTTTTCAAAGAAAGATTTTCTTTATAAAATGGCGATTGCCAGTAAAGAGGCAAGAGAAACCCAGTATTGGATTTTGCTTCTTTCAAAATCAAAACTTGTAGTTTTTAATGAAGAAAAATATTTAACTGAAATTCAAAGTATCGTCAACATTCTAACTTCAATTGTAAAAACAACCAGTGAGAATTTAAACAACACATAA
- a CDS encoding CBS domain-containing protein encodes MSLSPDAQKIFNMLVSEMMEDGFVRISENTYYKKLGSITVSLMDNALNIAYKGKLYGIIPEREILKLANGVEPVLFRIKYLLAAAMQQDMNRFMNMFYNYFLN; translated from the coding sequence CTCCGGACGCACAGAAGATATTTAATATGCTTGTATCAGAAATGATGGAAGACGGTTTTGTACGCATTTCGGAGAATACCTATTACAAAAAACTCGGCAGTATCACCGTTTCATTGATGGATAACGCTCTGAATATTGCTTATAAAGGGAAACTTTACGGAATTATTCCGGAGCGTGAAATTTTGAAACTTGCCAATGGGGTAGAACCTGTTCTTTTCCGCATCAAGTATTTGCTGGCAGCCGCTATGCAGCAGGATATGAACCGTTTTATGAATATGTTTTACAATTATTTTCTGAATTGA
- a CDS encoding acyl-CoA dehydrogenase family protein, giving the protein MSDTLQNTLKGGEFLIKDFEAQEIFSLEDLNDEQKMLRESLEEFMEREVVPHRERFEKKDYALTEETMRKLGEMGTLGIAVPENYGGLGMGFVSTMLACDIVSGANGSLATAYGAHTGIGTLPILLYGTEEQKQKYLPALAMGEKFGAYCLTEPDAGSDANSGKTKARLSEDGQHYIVNGQKMWISNAGFADTFTFFAKIDDDKNITGFVINRSELEDPASLTLGEEEHKLGIRSSSTRQVFFNDMKVPVENLLGERNNGFKIALNALNAGRIKLAAANIDGQRRILNHSVTYANERKQFGVAISTFGAIRKKIAEMATGIFVSEAGCYRAAKNVEDKVAELIAGGMDHQKAEMKALEDFAVECSILKVFVSDLTQNISDEGIQIYGGMGFSEDAPMEAAWRDARIGRIYEGTNEINRLLAVGMLIKKAMKGELDLLKPAMAIGKELMGIPSFEVPDYSEFMSEEKAIIHNLKKVFLMVAGAALQKYMTDIEKQQHLLLNASEILNQIYMAESAVLRAEKHFSAESVEAAMAQLNLYKAVEKITVAAKEGIVSFAEGDEQRMMLSGLRRFTKYTNMPNVVALTEKVAAHFIEKGKY; this is encoded by the coding sequence ATGAGCGATACATTACAAAACACATTAAAAGGCGGCGAATTCTTAATTAAAGATTTCGAAGCTCAGGAGATTTTCTCCCTTGAAGACCTGAACGACGAGCAAAAAATGCTGCGCGAATCCCTTGAAGAATTTATGGAGCGTGAAGTGGTGCCACACCGCGAGCGTTTCGAGAAAAAAGATTACGCACTTACTGAGGAAACTATGCGCAAGCTGGGCGAAATGGGAACCTTGGGAATTGCAGTTCCTGAAAATTACGGCGGTCTGGGTATGGGCTTCGTGTCCACCATGCTGGCTTGCGATATCGTTTCAGGCGCAAACGGTTCTTTGGCTACGGCTTACGGAGCACACACCGGAATCGGTACCCTTCCTATCCTGCTTTACGGAACTGAAGAGCAGAAGCAGAAATATCTTCCTGCTTTGGCAATGGGTGAAAAATTCGGAGCATATTGTTTGACTGAGCCGGATGCAGGTTCTGATGCAAATTCCGGAAAAACAAAAGCAAGACTTTCTGAAGACGGTCAACACTACATCGTCAACGGACAGAAAATGTGGATCTCCAACGCTGGTTTTGCGGATACATTCACATTCTTTGCAAAGATTGATGATGACAAAAACATCACCGGTTTCGTGATCAACAGAAGCGAACTGGAAGACCCTGCAAGTTTGACATTAGGTGAAGAGGAGCACAAACTCGGCATCCGTTCATCTTCTACACGACAGGTATTTTTCAATGATATGAAAGTTCCTGTTGAAAACCTTTTGGGTGAAAGAAACAACGGCTTCAAAATCGCGCTGAACGCGCTGAATGCGGGCAGAATAAAACTGGCGGCTGCAAATATCGACGGACAAAGAAGAATCCTGAACCACTCTGTCACTTATGCCAACGAGAGAAAGCAGTTTGGTGTGGCGATTTCCACTTTTGGTGCCATCCGAAAGAAAATTGCAGAAATGGCAACAGGAATATTCGTTTCGGAAGCCGGTTGCTACAGAGCTGCGAAAAATGTAGAAGACAAAGTTGCTGAACTGATTGCCGGTGGAATGGATCATCAAAAAGCTGAAATGAAAGCTCTTGAAGATTTCGCAGTGGAATGTTCAATTCTGAAAGTTTTCGTTTCTGATTTAACGCAGAATATCTCTGACGAAGGAATCCAGATATACGGCGGTATGGGCTTCTCTGAAGATGCACCAATGGAAGCAGCTTGGAGAGATGCCAGAATCGGCAGAATTTATGAAGGAACCAATGAAATCAACCGTCTTCTTGCCGTAGGAATGCTTATTAAAAAAGCAATGAAAGGCGAACTTGACCTTCTGAAACCTGCCATGGCAATAGGTAAGGAACTGATGGGAATTCCGTCTTTCGAAGTACCGGACTATTCAGAATTCATGTCTGAAGAAAAAGCAATCATCCACAATCTGAAGAAAGTTTTCTTAATGGTTGCGGGGGCAGCACTTCAGAAATACATGACAGATATCGAGAAACAGCAGCATCTGTTGCTGAACGCCTCTGAAATACTGAACCAGATTTATATGGCAGAATCAGCAGTCTTAAGAGCTGAAAAACATTTCTCAGCCGAGTCAGTGGAAGCTGCAATGGCTCAGTTAAATCTTTACAAAGCCGTTGAAAAAATTACGGTGGCTGCTAAAGAGGGAATCGTTTCTTTCGCAGAAGGCGACGAACAGAGAATGATGCTTTCAGGCCTCAGAAGATTCACCAAATACACGAATATGCCGAATGTGGTGGCTCTGACTGAAAAAGTGGCTGCCCATTTCATTGAAAAAGGGAAGTACTAA
- a CDS encoding thiolase family protein, translated as MKQAYIVKGYRTAVGKAPKGSLRFTRPDVMAATVIEKLMAELPQLDKNRIDDLIVGNAMPEAEQGLNVARLISLMGLQTDKVPGVTVNRYCASGSEAIAIASAKIQAGMADCIIAGGTESMSYIPMGGYKPVPETDVAKSNPDYYWGMGYTAEAVANQYKISREEQDEFAFNSHQKALKALEEGKFANQIVPIPVEYNYLDENQKMQSKKFDFAVDEGPRKDTSLEGLAKLRPVFANGGSVTAGNSSQMSDGAAFVVVMSEEMVKELGLAPEARLVSYAAAGLEPRIMGMGPIYAIPKALKQAGLELKDIDLIELNEAFASQSVAIKKELGLNPEILNVNGGAIALGHPLGCTGTKLTVQLLDEMRRRGNKYGMVTMCVGTGQGAASIFELL; from the coding sequence ATGAAACAAGCATATATAGTTAAAGGATACAGAACAGCGGTAGGAAAAGCACCGAAAGGTTCCCTGCGCTTCACACGTCCTGACGTGATGGCGGCTACCGTTATCGAAAAACTGATGGCTGAGCTGCCACAGTTAGACAAAAACAGAATCGACGACCTGATCGTTGGAAACGCAATGCCCGAAGCAGAACAGGGACTGAACGTTGCGCGTCTGATTTCCCTGATGGGTCTTCAGACCGATAAAGTTCCGGGAGTTACCGTCAACAGATACTGCGCGTCTGGCTCTGAAGCCATTGCCATTGCCTCTGCAAAAATTCAGGCAGGAATGGCGGACTGCATCATTGCAGGTGGAACAGAATCTATGAGTTACATCCCGATGGGCGGTTACAAGCCCGTTCCGGAAACGGATGTGGCAAAATCCAACCCGGATTATTACTGGGGAATGGGTTACACCGCAGAAGCCGTTGCCAATCAGTATAAAATTTCCCGTGAGGAACAGGATGAATTTGCTTTCAATTCTCATCAAAAAGCATTGAAGGCCCTGGAAGAAGGAAAATTCGCCAACCAAATCGTTCCTATTCCGGTAGAATACAATTATCTGGATGAAAACCAGAAAATGCAGTCTAAGAAATTCGATTTTGCGGTGGATGAAGGACCAAGGAAAGACACCTCGCTGGAAGGTTTGGCAAAACTTCGCCCTGTATTCGCCAACGGTGGTTCGGTAACAGCCGGAAATTCCTCTCAAATGTCAGACGGCGCCGCATTCGTCGTAGTAATGTCTGAAGAAATGGTGAAGGAATTAGGTTTGGCGCCGGAAGCAAGACTCGTTTCTTACGCTGCAGCGGGCCTTGAACCAAGAATTATGGGAATGGGACCAATCTACGCAATTCCAAAAGCATTGAAACAAGCAGGCTTGGAACTGAAAGACATCGATTTAATTGAATTGAACGAGGCATTTGCTTCTCAATCTGTTGCGATCAAAAAAGAATTAGGTCTAAATCCTGAAATTTTGAACGTCAACGGAGGCGCAATTGCTCTTGGTCACCCACTGGGTTGTACCGGAACAAAACTCACCGTTCAGCTCCTGGACGAAATGCGCCGAAGAGGAAACAAATACGGAATGGTAACGATGTGCGTGGGAACCGGGCAGGGAGCGGCTTCAATCTTTGAGTTGTTATAA
- a CDS encoding four helix bundle protein, with protein sequence MHNFRELEVWKKAIELTTVYYKISKNFPKDEIFGLTSQSRRSLVSISSNIAEGAGRDTDKQFVQFLSVALASSFEFETQLLVSKNLEYVDFDSYTLIFNELRHIQNMLIKLINKYKS encoded by the coding sequence ATGCATAATTTCAGAGAATTGGAGGTTTGGAAAAAAGCAATCGAACTGACCACAGTTTACTATAAAATTTCCAAAAACTTTCCAAAGGACGAAATTTTCGGATTGACCTCGCAGTCGCGAAGAAGTTTAGTTTCGATTTCTTCAAACATTGCCGAAGGTGCAGGAAGAGATACCGACAAGCAGTTTGTGCAGTTTCTGTCGGTGGCTTTGGCTTCCTCTTTCGAATTCGAAACTCAATTACTCGTTTCTAAAAATCTGGAATATGTAGATTTTGACAGTTATACTTTAATTTTTAACGAATTAAGACACATTCAAAATATGTTGATAAAATTGATTAACAAATACAAATCTTAA